One Phycisphaerae bacterium RAS2 DNA window includes the following coding sequences:
- the ubiE_1 gene encoding Ubiquinone/menaquinone biosynthesis C-methyltransferase UbiE gives MPIIWDLRAKLYDVCEASSIRRGPAKAALFREMKGRVLFVAIGTGVDIPHFPPGQVIVAVDISKEMLRRAEARRASYAGTLQLVEADATNLRFPDASFDTVATSCTFCSVPDPVDALRELFRVLRPGGRLLMFEHVRSRNPILGLTLDLMTLWTRRAGTEMNRDTVGNVLKAGFEITRIDSVYLDIILAIRGRKPWSGISQTENQHG, from the coding sequence ATGCCGATAATCTGGGACCTGCGAGCCAAGCTGTACGACGTATGCGAGGCTTCAAGCATTCGCCGCGGACCCGCTAAAGCGGCGCTGTTCCGGGAGATGAAAGGCCGTGTGCTGTTTGTAGCCATTGGCACCGGAGTGGACATACCGCATTTTCCACCCGGCCAAGTGATCGTAGCGGTGGACATCAGCAAAGAAATGCTCCGTCGAGCGGAGGCGCGGCGGGCGAGTTACGCCGGCACCCTCCAACTGGTCGAGGCGGACGCGACGAACCTTCGTTTCCCCGATGCTTCGTTCGACACGGTCGCAACGTCGTGTACGTTTTGTTCCGTGCCCGATCCGGTCGATGCGCTGAGGGAATTATTCCGAGTATTACGGCCGGGTGGCCGGCTACTCATGTTCGAGCATGTACGCAGCCGCAATCCCATCCTGGGGCTTACCCTTGACTTGATGACGCTCTGGACGCGGCGAGCGGGCACGGAAATGAACCGCGATACGGTTGGCAACGTCCTGAAAGCCGGTTTTGAAATCACGAGGATTGATAGTGTTTATCTGGACATCATACTTGCGATCCGTGGACGCAAGCCCTGGTCTGGGATATCACAAACGGAGAATCAACATGGGTAG